A genome region from Zootoca vivipara chromosome 11, rZooViv1.1, whole genome shotgun sequence includes the following:
- the SRP19 gene encoding signal recognition particle 19 kDa protein, whose product MAWAAPSLPNDKSRFICIYPAYINNKKTIAEGRRIPLEKAVENPTSTEIQDVCAAVGLNVLLEKNKMYPREWNRDAQYRGRVRIQLKTEDGKPCQPQFPTRKAVMLYAAETIPKLKTRTQKMGSSDQSLQQGEGSKKGKGKKKK is encoded by the exons ATGGCTTGGGCTGCGCCCTCTTTGCCCAACGATAAGTCTCG GTTCATCTGCATATATCCTGCCTATATAAATAACAAGAAGACAATAGCAGAAGGAAGAAGGATACCACTTGAAAAA GCAGTTGAAAATCCAACATCTACAGAAATTCAAGATGTATGTGCAGCAGTTGGACTTAATGTGCTTTTGgag aaaaacaaaatgtatCCCAGGGAGTGGAACCGTGATGCACAGTATAGAGGAAGAGTGCGCATTCAGCTGAAGACAGAAGATGGCAAACCATGTCAGCCTCAGTTTCCAACAC gtaAGGCAGTGATGCTATATGCAGCAGAAACAATTCCTAAACTAAAAACAAGGACACAGAAAATGGGAAGCAGTGACCAAAGCCTGCAGCAAGGAGAGGggagtaaaaaaggtaaaggaaagaagaagaaatga
- the APC gene encoding adenomatous polyposis coli protein isoform X2, with protein MDHETSSVMSSSSSYSVPRRLTNHLGTKVEMVYSLLSMLGTHDKDDMSRTLLAMSSSQDSCIAMRQSGCLPLLIQLLHGNDKDSVLLGNSRGSKEARARASAALHNIIHSQPDDKRGRREIRVLHLLEQIRAYCETCWEWQEAHDQGMDQDKNPMPAPVDHQICPAVCVLMKLSFDEEHRHAMNELGGLQAIAELLQVDCEMYGLTNDHYSVTLRRYAGMALTNLTFGDVANKATLCSMKGCMRALVAQLKSESEDLQQVIASVLRNLSWRADVNSKKTLREVGSVKALMECALEVKKESTLKSVLSALWNLSAHCTENKADICAVDGALAFLVGTLTYRSQTNTLAIIESGGGILRNVSSLIATNEDHRQILRENSCLQTLLHHLKSHSLTIVSNACGTLWNLSARNSKDQEALWDMGAVSMLKNLIHSKHKMIAMGSAAALRNLMANRPAKYKDANIMSPGSSLPSLHVRKQKALEAELDAQHLSETFDNIDNLSPKTSHRNKQRHKQNLYSEYVLDANRHEDGVCRSENFNSGNVTVLPPYLNTTVLPGSSSSSRGNTESSRSDKDRSLDRERAMGLSSYHSATENSGSSSKRMGMQISTAAAQISKVMEEVNMHIPQEERSNGSVTEMHCLPEDRNALRRTAAAHSHTNAYNFPKSENRTCPVPYAKVEYKRASNDSLNSVSSSDGYGKRGQMKPIESYSEDEESKFCSYGQYPADLAHKIHSANHMDDNDGELDTPINYSLKYSDEQLNSGRQSPSQNERWARPKHIIEEEIKQNEQRQSRSQSGAYPVYTESSDNKHMNYQSAFGQTECVSPFRSRESNSSEQNRVTCSHGINPKANQSICPVDDYEDDKPTNYSERYSEEEQHEEEDHPTNYSIKYNEEEHHVDQPIDYSLKYSTDVPPSAQKPSFSFSKSPSVQSTKTDHISSSSGNTSTSAGSKRHNQLHPNSAQSRAGHTQKSASCKAPSINQETIQTYCVEDTPICFSRCSSLSSLSSAEDETGREQSTRAGDTDNSLKIAGMKENSRSLSAAGTVNETSSASQHIRTKSNRLQASSLSPSDSARHKAVEFSSGAKSPSKSGAQTPKSPPEHYVQETPLMFSRCTSVSSLDSFESRSIASSVQSEPCSGMVSGIISPSDLPDSPGQTMPPSRSKTPPPPQATQVKRETVKTKIPTTEKRESGLRQTAVNTAVQRVQVLQDADTLLHFATESTPDGFSCSSSLSALSLDEPFIQKDVELRIMPPVHENDHGNESELEQPNDTKDNQEKKTEKPTETEKDILDDSDEDDIEILEECIISAMPTKSSRKTKKPSQTTASKIPPPVARKPSQLPVYKILPSQSRLHSQKHVSFTPGDDMPRVYCVEGTPINFSTATSLSDLTIESPPNELANAETTGTSMEPAEFEERDTIPTEGRNTDDAQRGEKSTGTTIALDDDKAEEGDDILAECINSAMPKGKSHKPFRVKKIMDQIQQASTSSPVGAKNQLEVEKKKPTSPVKPIPQSNEYRARLRKTTEPKSNFSSERTYADNKETKKQNLKNSSRDFNEKLPNNEERARGSFAFDSPHHYTPIEGTPFCFSRNDSLSSLDFDDDVDLSREKAELRKGKEREIKPSTNAEHQSASSSRMQACQKHTPTGRKQPKTLVQKQTPFSQSSKDISERAAASDEKTQNFAIENTPVCFSRNSSLSSLSDIDQENNNNKESEPREQMEPSDAQIEPSRPQVSGYAPKSFHVEDTPVCFSRNSSLSSLSIDSEDDLLQECISSAMPKKKKPSRTKSDSEKNSSRNMGGILAEGLTLDLKDIQRPDSEHGFSPDSENFDWKAIQEGANSIVSSLHQAAAASLSRQASSDSDSILSLKSGISLGSPFHLTPDQEEKAFTSNKGPRIIKPGEKSTLETKKVESENKGIKGGKKVYKSMITGKARSNSELTSHLKQPLQTNMPSISRGRTMIHIPGVRNSSSSTSPVSKKGPQLKSATSKSPNDNQTSTSSPRVAKPSVKPEPSPISRQPSQQGGSSKGPSRSGSRDSTPSRPQQQPLTRPLQSPGRNSISPGRNGISPPNKLSQLPRTSSPSTTSTKSSGSGRMAYTSPGRQMSQQTVGKQTVLPKSTSGIPRSESASKGLNQISGISGSNKKSDVSRMSSAKSSGSESDRSERPVLVRQSTFIKETPSPTLRRKLEESASFESLSPSRPDSPTQSQTQTPVLSPSLPDMSLSTHSAIQAGGWRKLPPSLSPSLEYSDGRPTKRHDITRSHSESPSRLPINRSGTWKREHSKHSSSLPRVSTWRRTGSSSSILSASSESSEKAKSEDEKQHISSFSGLKESKENQAPTKGTWRKIKENEIPQIMTSPPENSSSGATNGSDSKTLIYQMAPAVSKTEDVWVRIEDCPINNPRSGKSPTGNTPPVIDSVSEKGNVNSKDLNGKQNAGNGNVPVRTMGLENRLNSYIQVDSPDKKGTETKPLLGNPAPAPETSENTVNERTPFSSSSSSKHSSPSGAVAARVTPFNYNPSPRKSSIDNSSSSSSTRPSQIPTPVNNSTKKRDSKTEGTDSSGAQSPKRHSGSYLVTSV; from the exons GGGGATTGCAGGCCATTGCAGAATTGCTTCAAGTAGACTGTGAAATGTATGGGCTTACTAATGACCACTACAGTGTCACATTAAGACGATATGCTGGAATGGCTCTGACAAACCTAACTTTTGGAGATGTAGCAAATAAA GCTACATTGTGTTCTATGAAAGGTTGCATGAGAGCCCTTGTTGCCCAGTTAAAATCTGAAAGTGAAGATTTGCAGCAG GTCATTGCAAGCGTATTGAGAAATTTGTCTTGGCGAGCAGATGTGAACAGTAAGAAGACACTTCGTGAAGTTGGAAGTGTGAAAGCATTGATGGAGTGTGCTTTGGAAGTTAAAAAG GAATCTACCCTAAAAAGTGTATTGAGTGCTTTATGGAATCTGTCAGCCCACTGCACTGAGAATAAAGCTGATATATGTGCTGTGGATGGTGCTCTTGCCTTTTTAGTTGGCACACTGACGTACCGGAGTCAAACAAATACTTTAGCTATCATTGAAAGTGGAGGGGGAATACTGCGTAATGTCTCCAGCTTGATTGCTACGAATGAGGACCACAG GCAAATTCTAAGAGAGAACAGCTGTTTGCAAACCTTGCTGCATCACTTGAAGTCCCATAGTTTGACAATAGTTAGTAATGCGTGTGGAACCTTGTGGAACCTCTCTGCACGGAATTCAAAGGACCAGGAAGCATTGTGGGACATGGGAGCCGTTAGCATGCTCAAAAATctcatacattcaaagcacaagaTGATAGCCATGGGCAGTGCTGCAGCTCTAAGGAACCTAATGGCAAACAGGCCTGCGAAATATAAAGATGCTAACATCATGTCTCCGGGTTCAAGCTTACCATCTCTTCATGTTAGAAAGCAAAAAGCACTGGAAGCAGAGTTAGATGCTCAACATTTATCTGAGACCTTTGACAATATTGATAACTtaagtcccaaaacatctcatCGTAATAAGCAAAGGCACAAACAGAATCTGTACAGTGAATATGTTCTAGATGCTAATCGACATGAAGATGGAGTTTGCAGGTCCGAGAATTTTAATAGTGGCAATGTAACCGTACTTCCACCATATTTAAACACTACTGTACTGCCTGGCTCTTCTTCCTCAAGCAGAGGAAATACAGAGAGTTCTCGGTCTGACAAGGACAGGAGCTTGGATAGAGAGCGCGCAATGGGATTAAGCAGCTATCATTCAGCTACAGAAAATTCTGGGAGCTCCTCTAAACGAATGGGAATGCAGATCTCTACTGCTGCAGCCCAAATTTCCAAAGTGATGGAAGAAGTAAATATGCATATTCCACAAGAAGAGAGAAGCAATGGATCTGTAACTGAAATGCACTGTTTGCCAGAAGATAGGAATGCATTAAGAAGAACAGCCGCTGCCCATTCTCACACAAATGCCTACAACTTTCCTAAATCTGAGAACAGGACATGTCCTGTGCCTTATGCAAAAGTGGAGTATAAGAGAGCTTCTAATGATAGCTTAAATAGTGTCAGTAGCAGTGATGGGTATGGTAAAAGAGGACAGATGAAACCTATTGAATCTTACTCTGAAGATGAAGAGAGTAAATTTTGCAGTTATGGACAGTACCCTGCTGATTTAGCCCATAAAATACACAGTGCTAACCATATGGATGACAATGATGGAGAGCTAGATACTCCAATAAACTATAGCCTAAAATATTCTGATGAGCAATTGAATTCTGGAAGGCAAAGCCCATCACAAAATGAAAGATGGGCAAGACCTAAGCACATAATTGAAGAGGAAATAAAGCAGAATGAACAAAGACAGTCCAGAAGCCAAAGTGGAGCATACCCTGTATACACTGAGAGTAGTGATAATAAACACATGAATTATCAGTCAGCTTTTGGACAGACAGAGTGTGTATCTCCTTTCAGATCAAGGGAATCCAATAGTTCAGAACAGAACAGAGTTACCTGCAGTCACGGAATAAATCCAAAAGCAAACCAGTCCATATGTCCAGTTGATGATTATGAGGATGATAAGCCAACTAACTATAGTGAACGCTACTCTGAGGAGGAACAGCATGAGGAAGAAGATCATCCAACTAATTATagcataaaatacaatgaagaagAGCACCATGTAGATCAGCCTATTGATTACAGTCTCAAGTATTCAACAGATGTCCCTCCTTCTGCACAGAagccatctttttctttttcaaagagcCCATCAGTACAGAGTACTAAAACGGATCATATTTCATCAAGTAGTGGGAATACATCAACCTCGGCCGGCTCAAAGAGACACAACCAGCTTCATCCAAATTCTGCTCAAAGTAGAGCTGGTCACACTCAGAAGTCTGCGTCCTGCAAAGCACCCTCCATCAACCAGGAAACAATACAGACCTATTGTGTAGAAGATACACCAATATGTTTTTCGAGATGTAGCTCTCTGTCATCTTTGTCATCAGCTGAAGATGAAACAGGACGTGAACAATCCACACGGGCAGGAGATACGGATAACTCTCTGAAGATAGCGGGGATGAAAGAAAATAGCAGGAGTCTGTCTGCAGCAGGTACGGTAAATGAAACCTCTTCAGCCTCGCAACACATTAGAACAAAATCAAATAGACTTCAGGCTTCTAGTCTATCTCCTTCTGATTCAGCAAGACACAAAGCTGTAGAATTTTCCTCGGGTGCCAAATCTCCTTCAAAAAGTGGTGCGCAGACTCCTAAGAGCCCACCAGAACATTATGTGCAGGAGACTCCACTTATGTTTAGTAGGTGTACCTCTGTCAGTTCCCTGGATAGTTTTGAGAGCCGTTCGATTGCTAGCTCTGTTCAAAGCGAGCCTTGTAGTGGGATGGTAAGTGGTATTATAAGCCCAAGTGACCTTCCAGACAGTCCTGGGCAAACAATGCCACCAAGCAGAAGtaaaaccccaccccctccacaagCAACCCAAGTAAAGAGAGaaacagtcaaaacaaaaatacccACCACTGAAAAGAGAGAGTCTGGGTTAAGGCAAACAGCTGTAAATACAGCTGTTCAAAGAGTACAGGTATTGCAAGATGCAGACACTTTGTTACATTTTGCTACAGAAAGTACACCAGATGGATTTTCTTGCTCATCAAGCCTAAGTGCTTTGAGTCTTGATGAACCATTTATACAGAAAGATGTAGAGTTGAGAATAATGCCTCCTGTACATGAAAACGACCATGGGAATGAATCGGAACTTGAACAGCCAAATGACACAAAGGATAATCAAGAGAAGAAGACAGAGAAGCCCACGGAGACGGAAAAGGATATCCTGGATGATTCAGATGAAGATGATATCGAAATATTGGAGGAATGTATTATTTCTGCTATGCCAACAAAATCTTCACGTAAAACCAAAAAGCCTTCACAGACAACTGCTTCAAAAATACCTCCACCTGTAGCCAGGAAGCCAAGCCAGTTGCCTGTGTATAAAATTCTCCCTTCTCAAAGCAGATTGCATTCTCAAAAGCATGTTAGTTTTACACCTGGAGATGATATGCCACGCGTGTATTGTGTTGAGGGAACGCCAATAAATTTCTCAACGGCTACATCACTGAGTGATCTCACAATAGAATCACCACCCAATGAATTGGCTAATGCAGAGACAACTGGTACATCGATGGAACCTGCAGAATTTGAAGAGAGAGATACCATTCCCACAGAAGGCAGAAATACTGATGATGCTCAGAGAGGGGAAAAGTCAACTGGGACTACTATTGCATTGGATGATGACAAAGCAGAAGAAGGTGATGATATTCTTGCAGAATGCATTAATTCTGCTATGCCAAAAGGGAAAAGTCACAAACCTTTCAGAGTGAAAAAGATAATGGATCAAATCCAGCAAGCATCTACATCCTCACCAGTAGGTGCCAAAAATCAGCTAGAAGTTGAGAAAAAGAAACCAACTTCACCAGTGAAACCCATACCCCAAAGTAATGAGTATAGAGCACGCCTACGAAAAACCACAGAGCCAAAAAGTAATTTTAGTAGTGAAAGAACCTATGCAGACAACAAAGagacaaagaaacaaaaccttaaaaatagctcaagggACTTCAATGAAAAACTTCCAAATAATGAAGAGCGTGCAAGAGGAAGCTTTGCATTTGATTCCCCCCATCATTACACTCCAATTGAAGGAACTCCTTTTTGTTTTTCACGAAATGACTCTTTGAGTTCTCTAGACTTTGACGACGATGTGGATCTTTCAAGGGAAAAGGCAGAActgagaaaggggaaagaaagggaaattaaACCTAGTACCAATGCAGAACATCAGTCTGCATCAAGCAGTAGAATGCAAGCTTGCCAAAAACATACTCCAACAGGAAGAAAGCAACCCAAAACTCTGGTGCAGAAGCAAACTCCATTCTCTCAGTCATCCAAAGATATTTCAGAAAGGGCTGCAGCTTCCGATGAGAAAACACAAAATTTTGCAATAGAAAATACTCCTGTTTGTTTCTCTCGCAATTCATCTCTGAGTTCTCTCAGTGATATTGATcaagaaaacaacaataacaaagaaAGTGAACCCAGAGAACAAATGGAACCATCTGATGCACAGATAGAACCAAGTAGACCACAAGTTTCTGGCTACGCTCCTAAATCATTTCATGTTGAAGATACTCCTGTGTGTTTTTCAAGAAACAGTTCCCTCAGTTCCCTTAGTATtgactcagaagatgatctcctACAGGAGTGCATCAGTTCTGCCATgcctaaaaagaaaaaaccttCTAGAACAAAATCAGACAGTGAAAAAAATAGTTCTAGAAATATGGGAGGCATTTTGGCAGAAGGCCTGACACTAGATTTGAAGGATATACAAAGGCCCGATTCAGAACATGGTTTCTCACCAGATTCAGAAAATTTTGACTGGAAAGCTATTCAAGAAGGTGCAAATTCTATTGTTAGCAGCTTACATCAAGCTGCAGCAGCCTCACTGTCTAGACAAGCCTCATCAGACTCTGATTCAATCCTTTCATTAAAATCTGGAATTTCCTTAGGATCACCCTTTCATCTTACACCTGACCAAGAAGAAAAAGCTTTTACTAGTAATAAGGGTCCAAGAATTATTAAACCAGGGGAGAAGAGTACATTGGAAACGAAGAAAGTAGAATCTGAAAATAAAGGTatcaaaggaggaaagaaagtgtATAAAAGTATGATCACAGGTAAAGCTCGTTCTAATTCAGAACTTACAAGTCATTTGAAACAGCCTTTGCAAACCAATATGCCCTCAATCTCCCGAGGTAGGACAATGATTCATATTCCTGGAGTTCGAAATAGCTCCTCAAGTACAAGTCCAGTTTCTAAAAAAGGGCCTCAGCTAAAGAGTGCAACCTCCAAAAGTCCTAATGATAACCAGACTTCTACTAGTTCTCCCAGAGTAGCCAAACCATCTGTGAAACCTGAGCCAAGTCCTATATCCAGACAGCCATCTCAACAGGGTGGATCAAGTAAAGGACCTTCTAGATCAGGATCTAGAGATTCCACACCTTCTAGGCCACAACAGCAACCCTTAACCAGACCTCTGCAGTCTCCTGGCCGAAATTCAATTTCACCCGGCAGAAATGGCATAAGTCCCCCTAATAAACTCTCCCAGCTGCCACGAACATCTTCTCCGAGTACGACTTCCACTAAGTCTTCTGGTTCAGGAAGAATGGCATACACCTCGCCAGGCAGACAGATGAGCCAGCAAACTGTGGGAAAACAAACTGTGTTGCCCAAAAGTACCAGTGGTATTCCCAGAAGTGAATCTGCCTCAAAAGGATTAAACCAAATTTCTGGTATCAGCGGATCAAACAAGAAGTCTGATGTATCTAGAATGTCATCGGCCAAATCCAGTGGGAGTGAATCTGATAGATCCGAGAGACCTGTTTTGGTCCGCCAGTCAACTTTTATTAAAGAAACTCCAAGTCCCACTTTAAGAAGGAAATTGGAAGAGTCTGCCTCATTTGAATCTTTGTCACCTTCCAGACCAGACTCTCCTACACAGTCCCAAACACAGACTCCAGTTTTAAGCCCATCCCTTCCTGATATGTCTTTATCTACTCATtcagccatccaagctggtggttgGCGAAAGTTACCTCCTAGCCTGAGCCCTTCTTTGGAATACAGTGATGGGAGACCAACAAAACGGCATGACATAACTCGGTCTCACTCAGAGAGTCCTTCCAGACTGCCAATTAACCGATCGGGGACTTGGAAGCGCGAACATAGTAAACATTCCTCATCACTTCCTCGTGTGAGCACCTGGCGTAGGACTGGAAGTTCTTCCTCAATTCTTTCAGCTTCTTCAGAATCCAGTGAGAAGGCAAAGAGTGAGGATGAAAAGCAACATATAAGTTCTTTTTCTGGACTCAAGGAGTCTAAAGAGAATCAAGCGCCAACAAAAGGTACTTGGCGGAAGATTAAAGAGAACGAAATTCCTCAGATAATGACAAGTCCTCCTGAGAATTCCTCATCTGGTGCTACCAATGGTTCCGATTCAAAAACTCTCATTTACCAGATGGCACCTGCCGTCTCAAAGACAGAAGATGTTTGGGTGAGGATTGAGGACTGCCCTATTAATAATCCTAGATCTGGAAAATCTCCCACAGGGAACACACCCCCTGTTATTGACAGTGTTTCGGAGAAAGGGAATGTGAATAGCAAAGATCTTAACGGAAAACAAAATGCAGGGAATGGGAATGTCCCTGTTCGTACTATGGGTTTAGAAAACCGCCTGAATTCATATATTCAAGTAGATAGTCCAGACAAGAAAGGAACTGAAACGAAACCTTTGCTAGGCAACCCTGCCCCTGCCCCAGAGACTAGTGAAAACACTGTTAATGAACGTACGCCATTCAGTTCCAGCAGCTCAAGCAAACACAGTTCGCCCAGTGGTGCTGTTGCAGCAAGAGTGACTCCTTTCAACTACAATCCAAGCCCCAGAAAAAGCAGCATAGATAATAGTTCCAGTTCCAGTTCCACTCGGCCATCTCAGATACCAACACCAGTGAATAACAGCACAAAAAAACGAGATTCAAAGACTGAAGGTACAGATTCAAGTGGTGCCCAAAGTCCTAAGCGTCATTCTGGATCCTACCTGGTAACTTCTGTTTAA